The window ACGTCGTACCGGTCGCGCATCGCCGAGAACGCACGCGCGATGTCGCGCGGGCGATCCCGAAGAATTCCGCGGTACTCCACCTCGCAGCCGGCGGCGGCCAATTCGCCCGCGAGCGTGACGGTGTTGCTGTTGATGATGCAGCCCGGCGGGGGAGGCGGAGCGCCCGCGGCCAACTCGACGAGCTCACTCCCGGTGGCCACCAGCGCCACGCGGGGGCGCCGGTGAACCGAGACGTCGGCCACCCCGCAGGCGGCGAGCGCCCCGCACGCCGCCGGTGGAATGGGCTCCCCCGGGGCGGCCAGTACGTCGCCCGGCTGGATCTCCTCGCCGGGGTCGGCAACGTTCCGCTTCCTAGGCGGCTCCCGATCCAAATGCAGCGCCGCGCCCTCGGCGCGCACCGTTTCGATCGGCAGCACACGGTCGCCGCGCCGAGGAACCGGGGCGCCGGTGGTGATCGCCCACGCTTCGCCGCGCGCCGGCCCCGGCCCGGGCGGCTCTCCCATTACCGACGAGCCGGTGATGCGCAACGCGACCGGGCGGGTGTCCGAGGCATGCGCGACGTCGGCATCGTGACACACGTAGCCATCCATCGCCGCCCGCCGGATTCGCGGTACCGCCACCGGCGCGCGGAGGCGTGCCACAGGGATCCGGCCGGCCGCCCGCCAGACCGAAACAGTTTCGGGCGAAAGCGGGCGCGCCGCGGCCAGCAACCGTTCCACGACGTCCTGCAGGTCTGCGCCCGGGGCGCCCCGTGCCGCCACGGCCCGTGTTTCCACGTCGTTCCCCGGGCCTCCCCCGAACCAGGACAGTCGGCCGGCCCGCACCTCCCGGCAGAGGATGCCCGAGAGGTTTGTGGAAGTAAGCCCAAAACTTACGTCGACGTGACGGACGTTCTGATTGGGGAGAACGCCGTGCGGCTTCGGGCCCGTTCGTGGTTCCCGAAAATCGGCGTCTCCAGTTTGTCCCTTCGTGCGTCCGTCCGAGCCGTTTCGTTGCTCTGATCCTACCGAGGAGGCGCGCGCGATGACCACTGTGACCCGTCGCGATTTCTTCAAGCTGGCCGGCGCCGGCGCAGGCTCCGCGGCGATCTCGGCGCTGGGCTTCGACCTTGCCGAGGCCACGCAGGTCAAGCAGCAGCTCCACATCTCGGGCGCCACCGAGTCGCATTCCCTCTGTCCGTACTGCGCCGTCGGGTGCTCGCTGATTGCGTTCACGCAGAAGCGCGCCGACGGCAGTGTGGAGATCCTCCAGATCGAGGGCGACCCCGACAGCCCCGTGAACGAAGGCCGGCTCTGCCCGAAAGGCGCGAGCGCGATGTCGATCGCCACGTCCAGCAGCCGCGTCGAGCAGCCGCTGTACCGCGAGCCGGGTGCCGCGGCGTGGAAGCCGGTGTCGTGGGACTTCATGCTGGACCGTATCGCACGTCTCATCAAGGACTCCCGCGACCGGACCTTCGTGACCCAAGACGCGAAGGGTAACACCGTCAACCGTTGCGAAGGCATCGCCTTCGCCGGCGGCGCCGCCTTCAGCAGCGAGGAGGGTTATCTCGCCACCAAGGTGATGCGCGGCCTGGGCACCGTCTACATAGAACAACAGGCCCGATGCTGACACGGCCCCACGGTGGTCAGTCTGGCCGCCACGTTCGGACGGGGAGCGATGACGAACCATTGGAGAGACATCAAGAACGCCGATCTGATCATGATCAACGGCGCGAATCCCGCGGAGGCGCACCCGGTGGGCTTCCAGTGGTTCGTTCGCGCCAAGATGGACCCGCAGCGTGGCCCCGGCAAGGGCGGCGGGGCGAAGATCATCCACGTCGACCCGCGGTTCACGCGCACGTCCGCGCTCGCCGACACGTACCTGCGCATCCGCACCGGCACCGACGTCGCCTATTTCGGCGGCCTGATCAACTACGTGCTCCAGAACCAGCTCTTCCACGATGAGTACGTCCGGCACTACACGAACGCGTCCTGGATCGTGAAGGAGGACTACGGGTTCCACGACGGCCTCTTCTCCGGATACGATGCGGCCAAGCGCTCGTACGACATCGCCACCTGGGCGTATGACGCGGACGACAAGGGCATGGCCAAGCGCGACATGACCCTGCAGAATCCGCGCTCGGTGTTCCAGTTGATCAAGGCGCACTACTCGCGTTACACGCCGGAGATGGTGTCGTCGATCACCGGCATCCCGCAGGACGAATTCCTGAAGGTCGCCGCCATGGTCGGCGAAATGGGCCGCCCCGACAAGGTCATGACGATCGTGTACGCCGTCGGCCTCACCCATCACACGACCGGCGTGCAGTTGATCCGATCCGGCGCCGTGCTGCAACTGCTGCTCGGCAACATGGGCCGGCCGGGCGGGGGCATGAACGCGGAGCGCGGCCACGCGAACATCCAGGGCAATACCGATCACGCGATCTCCTGGGAAATCCTGCCGGGCTATCTTGCGATCCCGGGTCCCGGCGAGAAGAACTTGGACGACTACGTGAAAGAGAGGGCGCCGAAGAAATCGGATCCCAATTCCTGGAACTTCTTCGGCACCAACTACAAGAAGTTCATGGTCAGCCTGCTCAAGGCGTGGTACGGCGACGCCGCGACCAAGGCCAACGAGTACGCCTTCGACTACATCCCGAAGCCGGGCGCCAACTCGTCGTGGATCTCGATTTACGATCAGGCGCTGCGGGGCAAGATGGAGGGCGTCATCCTCAACGGGATGACCGCGACGAGCATCGGTCCCGACTCGAACCAGGTCCTGCAGGCCCTGGCCAACCTCAAGTGGCTCGTGGTGATGGACCCGCTTCCTACCACAAGTTCCGAGTTTTGGCACGGACCGGGCATGACCGCGTCCGATGTCAAGACCGAAGTCTTCATGGTCCCGGCGACGCACTGGATCGAGAAGGACGGCTCGTTCGTCAACAGCGGCCGCTGGTCGCAGTGGAAGGACCAGGTGATCCCGCCGCAGGGGCAATCGCGCCACGACCACTGGATCATGGCGGACATCTTCGCCCGGGTCAAAGCCCTCTACCAGAAGGAGGGCGGCAAGTTTCCGGACCCGGTCCTCCACCTCCAAATGAACTACAAGAATTCGATCCAGCCGGAGGCGGACGAGATCGCGCAGGAGATCAACGGCCGCGACCTCACGACGGGGAAGCGGCTCGCCACGTTCGCCGCGCTCAAAGACGACGGCACGACGAGCGCCGGCGACTGGATCTACACCGGCAGCTACCCTGAGAGCGGCAATTTGATGAAGCGCCGCGACGGCATCCAGGATCCGAAGAAGAACGACCCGACCGGCATGGGATTCTACCCGAACTGGGCGTGGAGCTGGCCGCTCAACCGGCGTGTGATGTACAACCGCGCGTCGGCGGATCTCGACGGCAAACCCTGGGATCCGAGCCGCCCGGGAATCCAGTGGGACGGGACGCGCTGGGTCGGCGACGTGCCGGACTACCCGCCGACGATGAATCCGAACGACCCGAAGGCGTGGTCGCCGTTCATCATGACCGGCGAAGGCACGGGGCGGCTGTTCAGCAACACGCCGCTCGACGGCCCGTTCCCCGAGCACTACGAGCCGGTCGAGTCGCCGGTCAAGAACCCGCTGCACCCGGGGCAGTCCGAGGACCCGGTCGCGTACTACTACGACCAGGCGGCGGGCCGCCCAAACCGGTTCGGAACGCCCGACGAGTACCCGTACGTTTGCACGACGTACCGGCTGACCGAACACGAGCACTACGTCACGCAGTGGGTCGAGCACTTGGTCCAGCTGCAGCCGGAAGCCTTCGTCGAGATCCCGGACGGGCTGGCGAAGGAGAAAGGCATCAAGAACGGCGACATGGTCCGCGTGTCGTCGAAGCGCGGCAAGGTCGAGGCGCGTGCCATGGTCACGAAGCGCCTCGGTCCGCTTCAGGTGACGGGAAAGCGGATCTGGCAGATCGGGGTGCCGATTCACTGGGGGTTCGTCGGTCTCGCCGCGGACCAGCATCCCGAGAAGTCGCAGTACTGGCTCGCCAACGTGCTGACGCCGTTCGTCGGCGACGCGACGGCGCGGACGCCCGAGTTCAAGGCGTTCCTCGTCAACTTGGAGCGCCTGGGATGAGCGTTCCGGCGGCGCTCGCCGCGCCCTGGGC of the bacterium genome contains:
- the fdnG gene encoding formate dehydrogenase-N subunit alpha yields the protein MTTVTRRDFFKLAGAGAGSAAISALGFDLAEATQVKQQLHISGATESHSLCPYCAVGCSLIAFTQKRADGSVEILQIEGDPDSPVNEGRLCPKGASAMSIATSSSRVEQPLYREPGAAAWKPVSWDFMLDRIARLIKDSRDRTFVTQDAKGNTVNRCEGIAFAGGAAFSSEEGYLATKVMRGLGTVYIEQQARCUHGPTVVSLAATFGRGAMTNHWRDIKNADLIMINGANPAEAHPVGFQWFVRAKMDPQRGPGKGGGAKIIHVDPRFTRTSALADTYLRIRTGTDVAYFGGLINYVLQNQLFHDEYVRHYTNASWIVKEDYGFHDGLFSGYDAAKRSYDIATWAYDADDKGMAKRDMTLQNPRSVFQLIKAHYSRYTPEMVSSITGIPQDEFLKVAAMVGEMGRPDKVMTIVYAVGLTHHTTGVQLIRSGAVLQLLLGNMGRPGGGMNAERGHANIQGNTDHAISWEILPGYLAIPGPGEKNLDDYVKERAPKKSDPNSWNFFGTNYKKFMVSLLKAWYGDAATKANEYAFDYIPKPGANSSWISIYDQALRGKMEGVILNGMTATSIGPDSNQVLQALANLKWLVVMDPLPTTSSEFWHGPGMTASDVKTEVFMVPATHWIEKDGSFVNSGRWSQWKDQVIPPQGQSRHDHWIMADIFARVKALYQKEGGKFPDPVLHLQMNYKNSIQPEADEIAQEINGRDLTTGKRLATFAALKDDGTTSAGDWIYTGSYPESGNLMKRRDGIQDPKKNDPTGMGFYPNWAWSWPLNRRVMYNRASADLDGKPWDPSRPGIQWDGTRWVGDVPDYPPTMNPNDPKAWSPFIMTGEGTGRLFSNTPLDGPFPEHYEPVESPVKNPLHPGQSEDPVAYYYDQAAGRPNRFGTPDEYPYVCTTYRLTEHEHYVTQWVEHLVQLQPEAFVEIPDGLAKEKGIKNGDMVRVSSKRGKVEARAMVTKRLGPLQVTGKRIWQIGVPIHWGFVGLAADQHPEKSQYWLANVLTPFVGDATARTPEFKAFLVNLERLG